In Litorilinea aerophila, the following proteins share a genomic window:
- a CDS encoding zinc ribbon domain-containing protein produces MANHPQLDPSRSAKLAGDGEATPAGGGARLPSFSGGRVVGVVDCPHCGASVNAGASVCPECGEPLQTQPKRIRCRRCGGRASSLLVLCPHCGRELHPAPSRLLTLGAPALLVGLFFLVMVGTWGQGNPVQWVQTSLTDGVDWLETFGAQMEPSVVIEMTPIVQPQETVVTAVARADGEVPPSPTMAEVAAQNQPVAALQAPAGETEATPTPLPAVAAPTIDVSPTAAPPTAEPPTAVPTASPTPQPTATPTPTGTPTSTATRAPTATPTAQPTTPSAAASTGGLVILPTATPTPQAPAAAAVQAASVATAPPLPTPTPIPATATSTPTATPALPRTYRVQAGDTLVGIAARLGVTVEALMRANNIASSDVYRIQPGQELVIPGSGADTPTATPALPRTYRVQAGDTLVGIAARLGVTVEALMRANNIASSDVYRIQPGQELVIPGGGADTPTATPQPPTATPTTRPPATPAPTATQVAYRLDPPLLRSPEDGTPVSCGAQDSLVWIGVPFIQPTDRYLLHLGFVSGYTADGQEVVTWVLEQPRPYNLTSWEMDEALCGLAPQQYGRQWRWWVEVVAEEGSGYRPVSPPSEVWGFSWQ; encoded by the coding sequence ATGGCCAATCATCCACAACTCGATCCATCCAGGTCTGCGAAGCTGGCCGGCGATGGCGAGGCGACCCCTGCTGGAGGTGGCGCGCGGCTGCCCTCCTTCTCGGGGGGGCGGGTAGTGGGGGTGGTGGATTGTCCCCACTGTGGCGCTTCGGTCAATGCCGGCGCCAGCGTCTGCCCGGAATGTGGGGAGCCCCTACAGACTCAGCCCAAACGGATCCGGTGTCGGCGCTGTGGCGGGCGGGCGTCGTCCCTGCTGGTCCTGTGCCCCCACTGTGGCCGGGAACTCCATCCGGCGCCGTCGCGGCTGTTGACCCTGGGGGCGCCTGCCCTGCTGGTGGGCCTCTTCTTTTTGGTGATGGTGGGAACCTGGGGACAGGGCAATCCCGTCCAATGGGTGCAGACCAGCCTGACAGACGGCGTCGACTGGCTGGAAACCTTTGGCGCCCAGATGGAGCCATCGGTAGTCATTGAGATGACGCCCATCGTCCAGCCCCAGGAGACGGTGGTGACGGCGGTCGCCCGGGCCGATGGCGAGGTCCCACCGTCGCCCACGATGGCGGAGGTCGCGGCCCAGAACCAGCCAGTGGCGGCCCTGCAGGCTCCTGCCGGGGAGACAGAGGCGACGCCTACACCGCTCCCGGCTGTGGCCGCGCCGACGATAGACGTATCGCCGACGGCAGCGCCGCCGACAGCCGAACCCCCGACAGCGGTGCCTACGGCTTCGCCGACGCCCCAGCCCACGGCCACCCCCACGCCCACCGGGACGCCGACAAGCACGGCCACCCGTGCGCCGACCGCCACCCCGACTGCCCAGCCGACGACACCATCGGCGGCGGCATCCACCGGTGGCCTGGTGATTTTGCCAACGGCGACCCCGACCCCGCAGGCGCCTGCTGCCGCGGCGGTTCAGGCCGCTTCCGTGGCAACTGCACCGCCATTGCCCACCCCGACGCCGATCCCGGCTACGGCCACGTCGACCCCCACCGCGACGCCGGCCCTCCCCCGGACCTACCGGGTGCAGGCTGGAGACACGCTGGTGGGGATTGCAGCCCGGCTGGGCGTGACGGTGGAAGCGTTGATGCGGGCCAACAACATCGCCAGCAGCGACGTCTACCGGATCCAGCCGGGGCAGGAGCTGGTGATTCCGGGCAGCGGGGCCGATACCCCCACCGCGACGCCGGCCCTTCCCCGGACCTACCGGGTGCAGGCTGGGGACACGCTGGTGGGGATTGCAGCCCGGCTGGGCGTGACGGTGGAGGCGCTGATGCGGGCCAACAACATCGCCAGCAGCGATGTCTACCGGATCCAGCCGGGGCAGGAGCTGGTGATTCCGGGCGGCGGGGCCGATACCCCCACCGCCACGCCGCAGCCACCCACGGCCACCCCCACGACCAGGCCACCGGCCACCCCGGCGCCCACAGCCACCCAGGTGGCCTACCGCCTGGATCCGCCGTTGCTGCGCAGCCCGGAAGATGGGACGCCAGTGAGTTGCGGCGCCCAGGATAGCCTGGTCTGGATTGGAGTGCCGTTCATCCAGCCCACCGACCGGTATCTGCTCCATCTGGGGTTTGTCAGCGGCTACACCGCCGATGGGCAGGAAGTGGTGACCTGGGTCCTGGAACAGCCTCGACCCTATAACTTGACGTCCTGGGAGATGGATGAAGCCCTCTGTGGGCTGGCGCCCCAGCAATATGGCCGCCAGTGGCGCTGGTGGGTGGAAGTGGTGGCTGAAGAGGGCAGCGGCTATCGCCCGGTGAGCCCGCCCAGCGAAGTCTGGGGATTCTCCTGGCAATAG
- a CDS encoding tetratricopeptide repeat protein, which produces MAGFEQSEQFRRALNESARLLRQNRPGEAIEKLMPLYEQAPDHPDVAINLGGAYIMQRKWQRAVALLRAAVKVHPDNAMLWANLGAAELGRLETAGPRQQERAIAAYQRSLQADPEAPNVHYHLGLIYKERGELTRAYAFFQRALEVNPADRDARYWLERVGRAMAQAQRERQEGENGTESHPGETHGEEDGAES; this is translated from the coding sequence ATGGCTGGCTTCGAACAATCTGAGCAGTTTCGTCGGGCGCTCAACGAAAGTGCCCGGCTCTTGCGTCAAAATCGTCCAGGCGAGGCCATCGAGAAGTTGATGCCCCTCTACGAGCAGGCGCCCGACCACCCCGATGTGGCCATCAACCTGGGTGGGGCCTACATCATGCAGCGCAAGTGGCAACGGGCCGTGGCCCTGTTGCGCGCGGCTGTGAAAGTGCACCCGGACAACGCCATGTTGTGGGCCAACCTGGGCGCGGCGGAGCTGGGGCGCCTGGAGACGGCCGGGCCTCGACAGCAGGAGCGGGCCATTGCCGCCTATCAACGCTCCCTGCAAGCCGATCCCGAGGCACCCAACGTCCACTATCATTTGGGCCTGATCTACAAGGAACGGGGCGAACTGACCCGGGCCTATGCCTTTTTCCAGCGGGCGTTGGAGGTGAATCCGGCGGACCGGGATGCCCGATACTGGCTGGAGCGGGTCGGCCGGGCCATGGCCCAGGCCCAACGGGAGCGCCAGGAAGGGGAAAACGGCACAGAGTCCCACCCGGGTGAGACCCATGGGGAAGAAGACGGAGCCGAGTCATGA
- a CDS encoding HEAT repeat domain-containing protein, which translates to MAKRKYQPLDDGFEFDSIIDIHQLQNQDDEEDAGGIITPGISLGELLHRLIHDPEFPSLEQLYALSDLSRQDVETVREHWGAIAPPRRREVIERLVSRAMDDVQLHLGRLLRIALQDEDPFIRRHAIDGLWEETEADLLGPFVHMLHNDPSTDVRVAAAAALGSYVLAGELDELDASLAMRAEEALLAVLHNEDEPVELRSSALKSLAYSGEAGVRQLIEDAYYSPYEEMRISALIAMGRSADIRWRGFVRAELQNPSPAMRVEAAHACGELEARAAVYELIALLEDEERQVRLASIFALGRLGGRHAREALEAMAASDDPEEAAAAEQALEEMLFYADPDGVPLFDESLEMDGDWDPDPWDGWFHFDDRDLGEYE; encoded by the coding sequence ATGGCAAAACGAAAATACCAACCCTTGGATGATGGCTTCGAGTTTGATTCCATCATCGATATTCATCAGTTGCAGAATCAGGACGATGAGGAGGATGCCGGCGGCATCATCACCCCGGGCATTTCCCTGGGCGAGCTGCTCCATCGCCTGATCCATGATCCCGAGTTTCCCTCCCTGGAGCAGCTCTACGCGCTCTCCGACCTGAGCCGTCAGGACGTGGAGACGGTGCGGGAACATTGGGGTGCCATCGCCCCGCCTCGACGGCGGGAAGTGATCGAGCGCCTGGTCAGCCGGGCGATGGATGACGTCCAGCTCCACCTGGGGCGCCTGCTGCGCATTGCTCTGCAGGACGAAGATCCGTTCATTCGGCGGCATGCCATCGACGGGCTCTGGGAGGAGACGGAGGCGGACCTGCTGGGCCCCTTCGTCCACATGCTCCACAATGACCCGTCTACCGATGTGCGGGTGGCGGCTGCCGCGGCCCTGGGCAGCTACGTATTGGCCGGCGAGCTGGATGAGCTGGACGCGTCCCTGGCCATGCGGGCCGAGGAAGCGCTCCTGGCTGTCCTGCACAACGAAGATGAGCCGGTGGAACTGCGCAGCTCCGCCCTGAAGAGCCTGGCCTATTCAGGGGAGGCGGGCGTGCGCCAGCTCATCGAGGACGCCTACTATTCGCCCTACGAGGAGATGCGCATCAGCGCGCTGATCGCCATGGGCCGCAGCGCCGACATCCGCTGGCGTGGTTTCGTGCGTGCGGAGCTGCAGAACCCTTCCCCTGCCATGCGGGTAGAGGCGGCCCACGCCTGCGGCGAGCTGGAAGCCCGGGCAGCCGTGTATGAGCTCATCGCCCTGCTGGAGGACGAGGAACGGCAGGTGCGCCTGGCGTCCATCTTCGCCCTGGGCCGCCTGGGCGGTCGCCATGCCCGGGAAGCTCTGGAGGCGATGGCTGCCAGTGATGACCCAGAGGAAGCCGCCGCTGCCGAGCAGGCCCTGGAGGAGATGCTCTTCTATGCCGATCCCGACGGGGTGCCCCTGTTTGATGAGTCGCTGGAGATGGACGGCGACTGGGATCCGGACCCCTGGGATGGCTGGTTCCATTTCGACGATCGGGACCTGGGCGAGTACGAATAG
- a CDS encoding prenyltransferase: MQVTQGNVDSRSLPESQHHPLTTPTYWGYRLYALPQTAWGALAVLIRAELTVVAALPALLGALLAWWQFSRLDPVALFFTVLGSLTVAWGFHALVEYFDYQHSLQTDTSGLAQPFVTGYTLLRRGVIRPVVVRNLGILLLAGATLCCLSLYLFVGWPILFFYSMVLLSLAIQLLLPMGSPLRAWGLGEVGLFLGMGLLPTVASYYIQSRALTWLPIWLSLPLGLLVVVIYLNYNFAHQRRDWLIRKRTLNVTLGLARALDLSALLSLLAYVAILLGVSLTELPLWALLGLAPLPVALRTFAFIRRERLAPEECFQLYGTAIHATVLTGFCLAVALGLDWLL; the protein is encoded by the coding sequence GTGCAGGTCACCCAGGGCAATGTGGATTCCCGCTCTTTGCCAGAGAGCCAACATCATCCCCTGACGACGCCCACCTATTGGGGATACCGGCTGTATGCCTTGCCGCAGACAGCATGGGGCGCTCTGGCTGTTTTGATACGGGCGGAGCTCACCGTGGTGGCTGCGTTGCCGGCTCTCCTGGGGGCCCTCCTGGCCTGGTGGCAGTTCAGCCGTCTGGATCCGGTTGCCCTCTTTTTCACCGTCCTGGGCTCGCTGACGGTGGCCTGGGGCTTTCACGCCCTGGTGGAGTATTTCGACTATCAACACAGCCTCCAGACCGATACATCTGGGCTGGCGCAGCCTTTCGTCACGGGGTATACCCTCTTGCGCCGGGGGGTGATTCGACCTGTCGTGGTCCGAAACCTGGGGATCCTCCTCCTGGCCGGGGCTACCCTCTGTTGCCTCTCCCTCTACCTGTTCGTCGGGTGGCCGATCCTGTTTTTCTACAGCATGGTACTGCTGAGCCTGGCCATCCAACTGCTACTCCCCATGGGGTCGCCGTTGCGGGCGTGGGGCTTGGGCGAGGTGGGGCTCTTCCTGGGGATGGGACTGTTGCCCACCGTGGCCAGCTACTACATCCAGTCTCGCGCCCTCACCTGGCTGCCCATCTGGCTCAGCCTTCCCCTTGGCCTGTTGGTCGTTGTGATTTATCTGAATTACAACTTTGCCCACCAGCGACGAGACTGGTTGATCCGCAAGCGGACGCTCAACGTGACCCTGGGGCTGGCGCGTGCCCTGGACCTGAGCGCCCTGTTGAGCCTGTTGGCCTACGTCGCTATCCTCCTGGGCGTGAGCCTGACGGAGCTTCCCCTCTGGGCGCTGTTGGGGCTGGCACCTTTGCCGGTGGCCTTGCGCACCTTTGCGTTTATCCGGCGGGAACGCCTGGCCCCTGAGGAATGTTTCCAGCTCTATGGAACGGCCATCCACGCCACTGTGCTGACCGGCTTCTGCCTGGCTGTCGCCCTGGGGCTGGACTGGTTGCTTTAA
- a CDS encoding glycosyltransferase family 39 protein — MGQGKGRLWLAALGLLYLGLASFQLGLPGLHYDEAREAGVNAMELLTGAPVTAFRGAVVAVGNLHLPLMVQDYIGALNVYLALPFLALTGIGVPNLRALPVLTGLATLFLLERAVSSWVAIHATAPSPDNRSGTSAWPVSQAGILAVALLAASPTFVFWSRQGIFVTNLTQPFTLLCIWQGLTWLQGGRARSLLLAALAGGCALYAKLLAIWVVGPFLLWVGLAWLWRQQRTEIPAPPLSLPLAVGAVLAFLLPLVPLFLFNLQTGGTWEGVAGRLVQSYYGVDNRAIGQNLMVRWGQLQQILRGDQLWYLGGVYGNRVAPWLAAVAVVGALLRPGRRLVVGPLILLTAAFAMSLVTISDLFVTHYALLQPLVVATVACALHGWTFSVAWPRRQTLARGIVVALAALWLLVDVAVTLQYHQALARSGGLADHSDASYHLAYYLQYNGLGAPIALDWGMDATVRFLSQGTVRPIEIFGYERLDGPDAGFVQRLEAFLQNRDNVYLLHAPGQTVFQGRREAWMAEAAARGLQPVLLADFRQRDGTPVYELWRVVAP, encoded by the coding sequence ATGGGACAGGGAAAGGGGCGGCTCTGGCTGGCAGCCCTGGGGTTGTTGTACCTGGGCCTGGCCTCCTTTCAGCTGGGCCTGCCCGGCCTGCACTACGACGAGGCCCGGGAGGCGGGCGTCAACGCCATGGAGTTGCTGACGGGCGCGCCCGTGACCGCCTTCCGAGGTGCTGTGGTTGCGGTGGGCAACCTGCACCTGCCCCTCATGGTGCAGGACTACATCGGCGCCCTGAACGTGTATCTGGCCCTGCCCTTTCTGGCCCTGACCGGGATCGGTGTGCCCAATTTGCGGGCCCTGCCGGTGCTCACCGGGCTGGCGACCCTCTTCCTTCTGGAACGGGCCGTCTCCAGCTGGGTGGCCATCCACGCCACGGCTCCATCTCCAGACAACCGGAGCGGAACAAGCGCCTGGCCAGTGAGCCAGGCGGGCATCCTGGCCGTTGCCCTCCTGGCGGCGTCGCCCACCTTTGTCTTCTGGAGCCGTCAGGGCATCTTCGTGACCAACCTGACCCAGCCCTTCACTCTCCTGTGCATCTGGCAGGGATTGACCTGGTTACAGGGTGGCCGCGCCCGCTCCCTGCTGCTGGCCGCGCTGGCTGGTGGGTGTGCCCTCTACGCCAAGCTGCTGGCCATCTGGGTGGTGGGGCCCTTCCTCCTCTGGGTGGGCCTGGCGTGGCTGTGGCGCCAGCAGCGGACCGAGATCCCGGCGCCGCCCCTGTCCCTACCCCTGGCTGTTGGCGCCGTCCTGGCCTTTCTCCTGCCCCTGGTGCCCCTCTTTCTCTTCAACCTGCAGACCGGCGGTACCTGGGAAGGGGTGGCCGGGCGGCTTGTTCAGAGCTACTATGGGGTGGACAACCGGGCCATTGGGCAGAATTTGATGGTGCGTTGGGGGCAGCTCCAGCAGATTCTGCGGGGGGACCAGCTCTGGTATCTGGGCGGCGTTTACGGAAATAGGGTAGCCCCGTGGCTGGCTGCTGTGGCCGTGGTGGGTGCCCTCTTGAGGCCTGGGAGACGCCTGGTGGTGGGGCCCTTGATCCTGCTGACGGCCGCCTTTGCCATGAGCCTGGTCACCATCAGCGACCTGTTTGTGACCCACTATGCTCTGTTGCAGCCGCTGGTGGTGGCGACGGTGGCCTGTGCGTTGCATGGGTGGACCTTTTCTGTGGCATGGCCGCGGCGGCAAACGCTGGCCAGGGGGATAGTCGTCGCCCTGGCGGCCCTGTGGCTTCTGGTGGACGTGGCTGTCACCCTGCAATATCATCAGGCCCTGGCCCGCAGCGGTGGCCTGGCAGACCATTCCGATGCCAGCTATCATCTGGCCTATTATCTGCAGTACAACGGCCTGGGCGCGCCCATCGCGCTGGACTGGGGGATGGATGCCACGGTGCGCTTTTTGAGTCAGGGAACGGTGCGGCCCATCGAGATCTTCGGGTACGAACGCCTGGACGGGCCCGACGCCGGCTTCGTCCAACGTCTGGAGGCGTTTCTGCAGAATCGGGACAACGTCTATCTGCTCCACGCACCGGGGCAAACTGTCTTCCAGGGGCGTCGGGAGGCGTGGATGGCCGAAGCGGCGGCCCGGGGGTTGCAGCCCGTTCTGTTGGCGGACTTTCGCCAGCGGGACGGTACGCCGGTCTACGAACTGTGGCGAGTGGTGGCTCCATAG
- the rseP gene encoding RIP metalloprotease RseP yields the protein MITVISFIIVLGILVFFHELGHYLVARRHGIVVEEFGMGYPPRLVKLFTYDGTDFTLNLIPFGGFARMKGEDAADMSPGAFNAASRWARASTLLAGPMMNVVLAVFLFAASFMAGFPAAAAYPQLNQIPAGSTAAAVGLEPGDILLAIQGRPAHVSAVPDFQYRVLPQPNAAQDGAAGLTVSRNGQIVTLPLSDGSLTLEALLTGTSYVPVLSTEITLVAPDSPAQAANLQPGDLVYAVNDTVITYEVPLNEVIQEHLGEPVILHLLRGDRWVQVEITPRVDPPPGQGALGVQIGPMTTLATLPWWRALWEGVVSTGQYVVLVLQLPVLLLLGHLSPGDAQLTGPVGIAQMVGGAVSATIDTGLWFPIWRLSAVLSAALAVTNLLPLPALDGGRLLFILVETVRGRRVNPEREGLIHMVGFMLLLALLALVTVRDISTSQQGIDWRALLGQ from the coding sequence ATGATTACTGTAATCTCGTTTATCATCGTCCTCGGCATTCTCGTGTTCTTTCACGAGCTGGGGCATTATCTGGTGGCCCGTCGCCACGGCATCGTGGTGGAGGAGTTCGGCATGGGCTACCCGCCGCGCCTGGTGAAGCTGTTCACCTACGACGGGACGGACTTCACCCTGAACCTCATCCCCTTTGGCGGCTTTGCCCGCATGAAGGGGGAGGATGCGGCGGACATGTCGCCGGGGGCGTTCAACGCGGCCAGTCGCTGGGCCCGGGCCTCCACCCTGTTGGCCGGCCCGATGATGAACGTGGTGTTGGCCGTCTTCCTGTTTGCGGCCAGTTTCATGGCTGGTTTTCCTGCCGCCGCGGCCTATCCCCAGCTCAACCAGATTCCTGCCGGTTCCACTGCTGCTGCAGTCGGGCTGGAGCCGGGTGATATTTTGTTGGCCATCCAGGGACGGCCGGCCCACGTCAGTGCCGTGCCCGACTTTCAGTACCGGGTGTTGCCCCAGCCCAATGCCGCCCAGGACGGCGCTGCCGGCCTGACCGTCAGCCGGAATGGGCAGATTGTGACGCTGCCCCTGTCCGATGGCTCCCTTACCCTGGAAGCGCTATTGACGGGGACCTCCTATGTGCCCGTGCTGAGCACGGAGATTACCCTGGTGGCCCCGGACAGCCCGGCTCAGGCGGCCAATTTGCAGCCGGGGGATCTGGTCTACGCCGTCAACGACACGGTGATCACCTATGAGGTGCCCCTCAACGAGGTCATCCAGGAGCATCTGGGTGAGCCGGTGATCCTGCACCTCCTGCGGGGCGATAGGTGGGTGCAGGTGGAGATCACACCGCGGGTGGATCCGCCTCCTGGCCAGGGGGCCCTGGGCGTCCAGATCGGCCCCATGACCACCCTGGCGACCCTGCCCTGGTGGCGGGCGTTGTGGGAGGGGGTGGTCAGTACCGGGCAATATGTGGTGCTGGTGCTTCAACTGCCCGTGCTTCTGTTGCTGGGCCACCTCTCCCCCGGCGATGCCCAGTTGACCGGTCCGGTGGGCATCGCCCAGATGGTGGGGGGCGCGGTCTCCGCCACCATCGATACGGGGCTCTGGTTCCCCATCTGGCGGCTGTCGGCCGTGCTGAGTGCCGCCCTGGCGGTGACCAACCTGCTGCCGTTGCCGGCGCTGGACGGTGGACGGTTGCTCTTCATCCTGGTTGAAACCGTGCGTGGTCGGCGGGTCAACCCCGAGCGTGAGGGGCTTATCCACATGGTGGGTTTCATGCTGCTGTTGGCCCTGCTGGCGCTGGTGACGGTGCGGGACATCAGCACTTCCCAACAGGGTATCGACTGGCGTGCCCTTTTGGGCCAGTGA
- a CDS encoding TlyA family RNA methyltransferase, translated as MTNTPPANSTAPQPSPRRGNGKRRLDLLLVERGLAESRERARRLIMAGQVLVDEVVVDKPGKNVPADATLRVRGSLPYVSRGGLKLKAALDEFGLSVAGLTAVDVGASTGGFTDCLLQEGAAQVFAVDVGYGQLAWKLRQDARVVVLERTNIRHLEELPGGVQADLAVIDASFISLALVLPATLRLLKPDGQLIALIKPQFEAGKADVGKGGVVRKEAVHRRVLEEMFQLAQQLELSVAGLTVSPVRGPAGNVEFLMWLRRTTTDSLDPATAIPQVLQRARSIT; from the coding sequence ATGACCAACACCCCACCCGCCAATTCCACCGCCCCCCAGCCATCACCCCGACGCGGCAACGGCAAGCGCCGGCTGGACCTGCTGCTGGTGGAGCGGGGCCTGGCAGAAAGCCGAGAGCGGGCCCGCCGCCTGATCATGGCCGGTCAGGTACTGGTGGACGAAGTGGTGGTGGACAAACCCGGCAAAAATGTCCCGGCGGATGCTACCCTGCGTGTCCGCGGCTCCTTGCCCTACGTCAGCCGTGGCGGTCTCAAGCTCAAAGCGGCTCTGGACGAATTCGGTCTCTCCGTGGCCGGGCTGACCGCGGTGGATGTGGGCGCCAGCACCGGTGGATTCACCGACTGCCTGCTCCAGGAAGGAGCCGCCCAGGTCTTCGCCGTGGATGTGGGGTACGGCCAGCTGGCCTGGAAATTGCGTCAGGATGCCCGAGTGGTGGTGCTGGAACGGACCAACATCCGCCATCTGGAGGAGCTGCCCGGAGGCGTGCAGGCCGACCTGGCAGTCATCGATGCCAGCTTCATCAGCCTGGCCCTGGTGCTGCCGGCCACGTTGCGTCTGCTCAAGCCGGATGGCCAGTTGATTGCCCTGATCAAGCCCCAGTTCGAAGCGGGAAAGGCGGACGTAGGCAAGGGAGGGGTGGTGCGGAAGGAAGCGGTTCACCGGCGGGTGCTGGAGGAGATGTTCCAGCTGGCCCAACAACTGGAGCTATCGGTGGCCGGCCTCACCGTCTCACCCGTCCGGGGTCCGGCCGGAAACGTGGAATTCCTCATGTGGCTGCGACGAACGACAACGGACTCCCTGGATCCGGCGACGGCCATTCCCCAGGTCCTGCAGCGAGCCCGCTCCATCACCTGA
- a CDS encoding isopentenyl phosphate kinase, translating into MGEMVFVKLGGSLITDKQQPETPRRDVIRRLAQEIAAVRRAHPALQLVLGHGSGSFGHVYGRRYGTRSGVQDAEGWYGFAATADAAARLHRIVVGELLAAGVPAWGIQPGVALRCRDGQIYAGPDEAVQLALGRGLQPVLYGDVALDDLRGGTIASTEEIFLWLARRLSPRRVVLLGQVDGVYSADPHLHPAARPIPTLDAASLSQLQGAFGQSHGVDVTGGMAAKVQQAVELAQAVPGLEVIICSGLPPGHLSRALTEEACTIGTRIV; encoded by the coding sequence ATGGGAGAGATGGTCTTTGTCAAGCTGGGCGGTTCTCTGATCACCGACAAGCAGCAGCCAGAGACACCCCGGCGGGACGTGATCCGGCGCCTGGCCCAAGAGATCGCCGCCGTGCGTCGGGCCCACCCGGCGCTACAGTTGGTCTTGGGCCACGGGTCGGGCAGCTTTGGCCACGTCTACGGCCGGCGCTACGGCACCCGGTCGGGCGTTCAGGATGCGGAAGGGTGGTATGGCTTTGCCGCCACCGCCGATGCCGCCGCCCGTCTCCATCGGATTGTGGTGGGCGAACTGCTGGCCGCCGGGGTGCCGGCCTGGGGGATCCAGCCCGGCGTGGCCCTGCGCTGCCGGGACGGCCAGATCTACGCTGGCCCGGATGAGGCGGTTCAACTGGCCCTGGGCCGGGGCCTTCAGCCGGTCCTGTACGGCGACGTGGCCCTGGATGACCTGCGTGGCGGGACGATTGCCAGCACCGAGGAGATCTTCCTGTGGCTGGCCCGGCGTCTCTCTCCCCGGCGGGTGGTGTTGTTGGGCCAGGTAGATGGCGTCTACAGCGCCGATCCCCACCTGCATCCTGCAGCCCGGCCCATCCCCACCCTGGATGCCGCCTCGCTGAGCCAGCTCCAGGGGGCCTTCGGCCAAAGTCATGGGGTGGATGTCACCGGGGGGATGGCAGCCAAGGTCCAGCAGGCGGTGGAGCTGGCCCAGGCGGTCCCTGGGCTGGAGGTGATTATCTGCAGCGGGCTGCCGCCTGGTCACCTCTCCCGGGCCCTTACGGAGGAGGCATGCACCATCGGCACACGCATTGTGTAG
- a CDS encoding AEC family transporter, which produces MFIIDTLLPIFVSTVLPVFLVAGAGFALSSWMSIDSRSLGRILFYLATPSLVFRSLYQMDIDFVVLQHLALVAGTVTLSAGFLGWLFSAGQERRQRAAMTLTSAVSNNGNMGIPICFFAFGQAGLALGSIYYVVSSFLSNTVGVVVASAGQTPVRDALKVSLRVPVLYAAALGLLLNWTGTEIPLSLFRALDLLANAAIPGMLVLLGIQLRSVPLLQGQAVILRSVAVRLLAAPVVAWQLCAWLGITGVERNVLILQAAMPTAVMAAVLATEYEAAPQLVAAVIFLSTAVSMVTLSVVLWLLH; this is translated from the coding sequence ATGTTCATCATCGACACGTTGCTGCCCATCTTTGTGAGTACGGTGTTGCCGGTTTTTCTGGTGGCCGGGGCCGGCTTTGCCCTGTCGTCCTGGATGTCCATCGACAGCCGTTCCCTGGGGCGGATCTTGTTTTATCTGGCCACGCCCTCCCTGGTGTTCCGTAGCCTGTATCAGATGGACATCGATTTTGTGGTCCTGCAGCATCTGGCCCTGGTGGCCGGCACCGTCACCCTCTCGGCTGGCTTTCTGGGCTGGCTGTTCAGCGCCGGCCAGGAGCGACGACAGCGGGCTGCCATGACCCTGACCAGCGCGGTGAGTAACAACGGCAACATGGGCATTCCCATCTGTTTCTTCGCCTTTGGGCAGGCTGGCCTGGCGCTGGGCTCCATCTACTACGTGGTCAGCTCCTTCCTGAGCAACACCGTGGGCGTGGTGGTGGCATCCGCCGGGCAGACGCCGGTGCGGGATGCCCTCAAGGTGAGCCTGCGGGTGCCCGTGCTCTACGCGGCTGCCCTGGGCCTGCTCCTCAACTGGACGGGTACCGAAATCCCCCTGAGCCTGTTTCGAGCCCTGGACCTCCTGGCCAATGCCGCCATTCCTGGCATGCTGGTGTTGTTGGGGATCCAGCTTCGTTCAGTTCCCCTTTTGCAAGGGCAGGCTGTCATCTTGCGCAGTGTAGCGGTCCGGCTGCTGGCTGCCCCGGTGGTAGCCTGGCAGCTCTGTGCCTGGCTGGGAATTACCGGCGTGGAGCGCAACGTGCTCATCCTCCAGGCCGCCATGCCCACCGCCGTCATGGCGGCTGTGCTGGCCACCGAATACGAGGCCGCTCCCCAGCTGGTGGCGGCGGTCATCTTCCTGAGCACAGCCGTCAGCATGGTGACCCTTTCTGTGGTGCTCTGGCTGTTGCATTGA